The Juglans regia cultivar Chandler chromosome 2, Walnut 2.0, whole genome shotgun sequence genome includes a window with the following:
- the LOC109012384 gene encoding cold-responsive protein kinase 1-like isoform X3 — translation MPCFSFFVRKKRASSDKQTISDDEDISGIKNVNLYTFKELRVATNNFSPANKIGEGGFGSVYKGKLRDGSVAAIKVLSTDSRQGVREFLTEINVISEVEHDNLVKLYGCCAEGNQRILVYGYLENNSLAQTLLGGGHNSIQFNWQTRHKICIGVAQGLAFLHEDVQPHIIHRDIKASNILLDKDLTPKISDFGLAKFISPNLTHISTRVAGTAGYLAPEYAIRGQVTRKADIYSFGVLLIEIVSGRNNTNKRLPAEEQYLLQRAWELHEKGELLRLVDASLSDDFNVEEACRFLKIGLLCTQDNPKLRPSMSTVVKMLLGEMNLIDEEISKPGLIAQFMDSKDGRGQEDDAKMKNTSYAESSGLGKPDTSSSYGNITSSVATMTFNSIYDRTE, via the exons ATATTTCAGGCATCAAGAATGTTAATCTGTACACTTTCAAGGAATTGCGGGTTGCAACTAATAATTTCAGTCCAgccaataaaattggggagggaGGATTTGGTTCTGTCTATAAG GGAAAGCTAAGAGATGGTAGTGTGGCTGCTATAAAGGTATTGTCAACTGACTCCAGGCAAGGGGTGCGGGAGTTTTTGACAGAAATAAATGTGATCTCAGAAGTTGAACATGACAACCTGGTTAAGTTGTACGGTTGCTGTGCGGAAGGAAACCAAAGGATTTTGGTATATGGCTATCTTGAAAACAATAGCCTTGCGCAAACACTTCTTG GCGGAGGCCACAATAGTATCCAATTCAACTGGCAAACACGGCATAAAATTTGCATTGGTGTTGCACAGGGGCTTGCATTCCTTCATGAAGACGTCCAACCACATATCATTCATAGGGACATCAAAGCGAGCAATATTCTCCTTGATAAAGACCTAACAcccaaaatttcagattttggtcTTGCAAAGTTTATTTCACCCAACCTGACCCATATTAGTACCCGTGTAGCTGGAACAGC AGGTTATTTGGCACCTGAATACGCAATACGAGGTCAAGTGACAAGGAAAGCAGATATTTATAGTTTTGGTGTTCTGCTCATAGAAATTGTTAGTGGGAGGAACAACACAAACAAGCGATTACCGGCTGAAGAACAATATCTACTTCAAAGG GCATGGGAACTACATGAGAAAGGGGAATTGCTGAGATTGGTGGACGCATCATTGAGTGATGATTTCAATGTTGAGGAGGCTTGCAGATTTCTAAAGATTGGCCTTCTTTGCACTCAAGACAACCCAAAGCTACGACCATCCATGTCCACGGTAGTTAAAATGCTACTGGGTGAAATGAATTTGATTGATGAGGAGATATCAAAACCAGGCCTGATTGCTCAGTTCATGGATTCAAAAGATGGCAGAGGCCAGGAAGATGATGCCAAAATGAAGAATACATCTTACGCAGAATCTTCAGGATTAGGAAAGCCAGATACATCATCATCATATGGAAACATAACCTCCTCTGTTGCTAC
- the LOC109012384 gene encoding cold-responsive protein kinase 1-like isoform X4: MPCFSFFVRKKRASSDKQTISDDEGIKNVNLYTFKELRVATNNFSPANKIGEGGFGSVYKGKLRDGSVAAIKVLSTDSRQGVREFLTEINVISEVEHDNLVKLYGCCAEGNQRILVYGYLENNSLAQTLLGGGHNSIQFNWQTRHKICIGVAQGLAFLHEDVQPHIIHRDIKASNILLDKDLTPKISDFGLAKFISPNLTHISTRVAGTAGYLAPEYAIRGQVTRKADIYSFGVLLIEIVSGRNNTNKRLPAEEQYLLQRAWELHEKGELLRLVDASLSDDFNVEEACRFLKIGLLCTQDNPKLRPSMSTVVKMLLGEMNLIDEEISKPGLIAQFMDSKDGRGQEDDAKMKNTSYAESSGLGKPDTSSSYGNITSSVATMTFNSIYDRTE, from the exons GCATCAAGAATGTTAATCTGTACACTTTCAAGGAATTGCGGGTTGCAACTAATAATTTCAGTCCAgccaataaaattggggagggaGGATTTGGTTCTGTCTATAAG GGAAAGCTAAGAGATGGTAGTGTGGCTGCTATAAAGGTATTGTCAACTGACTCCAGGCAAGGGGTGCGGGAGTTTTTGACAGAAATAAATGTGATCTCAGAAGTTGAACATGACAACCTGGTTAAGTTGTACGGTTGCTGTGCGGAAGGAAACCAAAGGATTTTGGTATATGGCTATCTTGAAAACAATAGCCTTGCGCAAACACTTCTTG GCGGAGGCCACAATAGTATCCAATTCAACTGGCAAACACGGCATAAAATTTGCATTGGTGTTGCACAGGGGCTTGCATTCCTTCATGAAGACGTCCAACCACATATCATTCATAGGGACATCAAAGCGAGCAATATTCTCCTTGATAAAGACCTAACAcccaaaatttcagattttggtcTTGCAAAGTTTATTTCACCCAACCTGACCCATATTAGTACCCGTGTAGCTGGAACAGC AGGTTATTTGGCACCTGAATACGCAATACGAGGTCAAGTGACAAGGAAAGCAGATATTTATAGTTTTGGTGTTCTGCTCATAGAAATTGTTAGTGGGAGGAACAACACAAACAAGCGATTACCGGCTGAAGAACAATATCTACTTCAAAGG GCATGGGAACTACATGAGAAAGGGGAATTGCTGAGATTGGTGGACGCATCATTGAGTGATGATTTCAATGTTGAGGAGGCTTGCAGATTTCTAAAGATTGGCCTTCTTTGCACTCAAGACAACCCAAAGCTACGACCATCCATGTCCACGGTAGTTAAAATGCTACTGGGTGAAATGAATTTGATTGATGAGGAGATATCAAAACCAGGCCTGATTGCTCAGTTCATGGATTCAAAAGATGGCAGAGGCCAGGAAGATGATGCCAAAATGAAGAATACATCTTACGCAGAATCTTCAGGATTAGGAAAGCCAGATACATCATCATCATATGGAAACATAACCTCCTCTGTTGCTAC